From the Priestia koreensis genome, one window contains:
- the dprA gene encoding DNA-processing protein DprA, with product MDEYKQKLIHLTHCEHVGHKSIERMLKVDPSLSYLYSFSSAELQQIFQLPSQKVERIKNDLQTIPIQDILEKYKKQGISCISLNERDYPMLLKNIYDPPWLLYAYGHSKLLHHAKMLGVVGTRQPTEYGYKALQAILEPLVKKNWLVVSGLAIGIDTAAHRLALECGGQTVAVLGSGFYNMYPKQNQELAAHIGKHHLLLSEYPPSQKPRPWQFPFRNRIISGLTRGTVVVEAKTRSGSFITADQALHQGREVFAVPGSILSEHSKGTHSLIQQGAKLITSAEDVEVEFSM from the coding sequence ATGGATGAATACAAACAAAAACTCATTCATTTAACACACTGTGAGCACGTAGGGCATAAGTCAATCGAACGTATGCTAAAGGTAGATCCTTCTCTTTCTTACCTCTATTCCTTTTCCTCAGCGGAATTGCAACAAATCTTTCAGCTCCCTTCCCAAAAAGTAGAACGAATTAAAAATGATTTGCAAACCATTCCTATACAAGATATCCTAGAGAAATACAAAAAACAGGGCATCTCTTGTATAAGTCTGAATGAAAGAGATTATCCTATGTTATTAAAAAACATATACGATCCGCCGTGGCTTTTATATGCATATGGACACTCCAAATTATTGCATCACGCTAAAATGCTTGGTGTAGTAGGGACACGTCAGCCCACAGAATATGGCTACAAAGCTCTGCAGGCTATCTTAGAGCCACTTGTAAAGAAAAACTGGCTCGTTGTAAGCGGCTTGGCCATTGGGATTGATACGGCTGCTCACAGGCTTGCTCTTGAGTGTGGAGGTCAGACAGTTGCAGTTTTGGGATCGGGCTTTTATAATATGTATCCTAAGCAGAACCAAGAATTGGCTGCTCATATTGGGAAGCATCACTTACTGCTTTCTGAATATCCGCCATCTCAAAAGCCCCGCCCATGGCAATTCCCGTTTCGCAACCGAATCATTAGTGGATTGACGCGAGGGACGGTTGTAGTAGAGGCGAAGACGAGAAGCGGTTCGTTTATTACAGCCGATCAGGCCCTTCATCAAGGACGAGAAGTTTTTGCAGTACCGGGATCCATTTTAAGTGAGCATTCAAAAGGTACACACTCGCTCATTCAGCAGGGAGCAAAGCTCATTACGTCTGCTGAGGATGTGGAGGTAGAGTTTTCTATGTAA
- the sucD gene encoding succinate--CoA ligase subunit alpha yields MSVFINKNTKVLVQGITGGVGLFHTKQMLEYGTQIVGGVTPGKGGTEVEGVPVFNTLAEAKETTGANASVVYVPPAFAADAIIEAVDADLDLVICITEGIPVLDMVKVKRYMEGKRTRLVGPNCPGVITPEECKIGIMPGYIHKKGHVGVVSRSGTLTYEAVHQLSEAGIGQSTAVGIGGDPVNGTNFIDVLKAFNEDEDTYAVIMIGEIGGTAEEEAAEWIKANMTKPVVGFIGGQTAPPGKRMGHAGAIISGGKGTAAEKIKTMNACGIQVAETPSVMGETLISVLKEKGLYESCKTH; encoded by the coding sequence ATGAGCGTATTTATTAATAAAAACACAAAAGTCCTTGTACAAGGTATTACAGGTGGAGTAGGCCTTTTCCATACGAAGCAAATGCTTGAGTATGGCACACAAATCGTAGGTGGCGTAACGCCAGGTAAAGGCGGCACTGAAGTTGAAGGGGTTCCTGTATTCAACACGTTAGCAGAAGCAAAAGAAACAACAGGTGCAAACGCTTCAGTTGTTTACGTTCCGCCAGCATTTGCTGCAGATGCAATCATTGAGGCAGTAGATGCAGATCTAGACTTAGTTATTTGTATTACAGAAGGTATCCCAGTGTTAGACATGGTGAAAGTAAAGCGCTATATGGAAGGCAAACGTACTCGCTTAGTAGGACCTAACTGCCCAGGCGTTATTACACCAGAAGAATGTAAAATTGGGATCATGCCTGGTTACATTCACAAAAAAGGTCATGTAGGAGTTGTGTCTCGCTCAGGAACGCTTACATATGAAGCTGTTCATCAATTATCAGAAGCAGGAATCGGTCAATCAACAGCGGTTGGTATTGGTGGAGACCCTGTCAACGGTACAAACTTCATCGATGTATTAAAAGCATTTAATGAAGATGAAGACACGTATGCTGTTATTATGATCGGAGAAATCGGTGGAACGGCTGAAGAAGAAGCAGCTGAGTGGATCAAAGCAAACATGACAAAACCGGTTGTAGGCTTTATCGGTGGCCAAACTGCACCTCCAGGGAAACGTATGGGCCATGCGGGTGCCATCATTTCTGGCGGTAAAGGAACAGCTGCGGAAAAAATTAAAACAATGAACGCATGTGGTATCCAAGTAGCAGAAACACCATCTGTTATGGGTGAAACCCTAATCTCTGTTTTAAAAGAAAAAGGTTTATACGAGTCTTGTAAAACTCATTAA
- the sucC gene encoding ADP-forming succinate--CoA ligase subunit beta, which produces MNIHEYQGKEILRKYGVAVPNGRVAFTVEEAVEAAKELGSNITVVKAQIHAGGRGKAGGVKVAKNLDEVKAYAGEILGKTLVTHQTGPEGKEVKRLLIEEGCDIKKEYYVGLVLDRASSKVVFMASEEGGTEIEEVAEKTPEKIFKEYVDPAIGLQGFQARRLAFNINIPKELVGQAVKFMMGLYQVFTEKDCSIAEINPLVTTGDGKVMALDAKLNFDSNALYRQKDILEYRDLEEEDAKEIEASKYDLSYISLDGNIGCMVNGAGLAMATMDIIKHYGGDPANFLDVGGGATAEKVTEAFKIILSDQNVKGIFVNIFGGIMKCDVIASGVVEATKQVGLNLPLVVRLEGTNVDLGKKILQESGLNITAAESMADGAEKIVSLVK; this is translated from the coding sequence ATGAATATTCATGAGTACCAAGGAAAAGAAATCCTCAGAAAATACGGGGTAGCAGTCCCAAATGGTCGAGTAGCATTCACAGTTGAAGAAGCGGTAGAAGCTGCGAAAGAATTGGGATCAAATATTACAGTAGTAAAAGCACAAATCCATGCAGGTGGTCGTGGTAAAGCAGGCGGCGTTAAAGTTGCCAAAAACCTTGATGAAGTGAAAGCGTACGCAGGGGAAATTTTAGGTAAGACGCTTGTAACACATCAAACAGGTCCAGAGGGGAAAGAAGTAAAACGTTTACTAATCGAAGAGGGCTGTGATATTAAAAAAGAATATTACGTAGGCCTTGTATTAGATCGTGCATCTTCAAAAGTAGTGTTCATGGCTTCTGAAGAAGGGGGAACGGAAATTGAAGAAGTAGCAGAAAAAACGCCTGAAAAAATCTTCAAGGAATATGTTGATCCAGCTATCGGATTACAAGGTTTCCAAGCTAGAAGATTAGCATTTAATATTAACATTCCAAAAGAGCTTGTTGGTCAAGCGGTAAAATTCATGATGGGTCTTTATCAAGTGTTCACTGAAAAAGACTGTTCAATCGCTGAAATTAACCCACTTGTAACAACAGGTGACGGCAAAGTAATGGCACTTGATGCGAAGTTAAACTTCGATTCAAATGCGCTTTATCGCCAAAAAGATATTCTAGAATATCGTGACCTTGAAGAAGAAGATGCAAAGGAAATTGAAGCATCTAAATACGACTTAAGCTATATTTCATTAGATGGAAACATCGGCTGTATGGTAAACGGTGCAGGGCTTGCAATGGCTACGATGGACATCATCAAGCACTACGGCGGAGATCCGGCTAACTTCCTTGACGTTGGGGGCGGCGCGACAGCTGAAAAGGTAACAGAAGCATTTAAAATCATTTTATCCGACCAAAATGTAAAAGGGATTTTCGTTAACATTTTCGGTGGAATCATGAAATGTGATGTAATCGCTTCAGGTGTTGTAGAAGCAACAAAACAAGTTGGCTTAAATTTACCACTTGTTGTTCGTCTTGAAGGGACAAACGTAGATCTTGGTAAAAAGATTTTACAAGAGTCAGGCCTTAACATTACGGCAGCAGAATCTATGGCAGACGGTGCTGAAAAAATCGTTTCACTAGTGAAATAG
- a CDS encoding EscU/YscU/HrcU family type III secretion system export apparatus switch protein — translation MNEREEKKRKNAVALSYDTSTDEAPRVVATGKGFVAEKIIAEAEKNHIPIQHDASLVELLGQLTINEKIPQELYGVVAEIFAFIYRIDQGVTLPKKDK, via the coding sequence ATGAACGAACGTGAGGAGAAAAAACGAAAAAACGCCGTGGCTCTTTCCTATGATACGAGCACGGACGAAGCTCCAAGAGTAGTCGCAACAGGAAAAGGATTTGTGGCCGAGAAAATTATTGCAGAGGCGGAGAAAAATCATATTCCGATTCAACACGATGCCTCCTTAGTTGAACTATTAGGGCAGTTAACGATTAACGAGAAAATTCCCCAAGAATTATATGGCGTGGTCGCCGAAATTTTTGCTTTTATTTATCGAATTGATCAAGGGGTAACGCTACCTAAAAAGGATAAATAG
- the ylqF gene encoding ribosome biogenesis GTPase YlqF produces MTIQWFPGHMAKARRQVTEKLKLIDIVYELVDARIPQSSRNPMIDEIVTNKPRVVLLNKADKADKAITNEWLRYYEEKGIAAIAIDAQSGKGLNQILTVSKELLKEKFDRMRAKGIKNPRAIRAMIVGIPNVGKSTLINRLAHKNIAKTGDRPGVTQAQQWIKVGKELELLDTPGILWPKFEDELVGYKLATTGAIKDTILNLQDVAVYALRFLTASYPNRLQERYDLPHIPEEIVDLFDEIGKRRGCLLSGGIIDYDKTAELVLREIRGDKLGVLTFEKPYEEKVESE; encoded by the coding sequence ATGACGATTCAATGGTTTCCAGGGCATATGGCAAAAGCCCGTCGTCAAGTAACAGAAAAGTTAAAGCTAATTGATATTGTCTATGAGCTTGTTGATGCACGTATCCCGCAATCTTCACGCAATCCAATGATTGATGAAATTGTGACAAACAAGCCGAGAGTAGTTCTGCTAAATAAAGCAGATAAAGCGGACAAAGCGATTACGAATGAATGGCTTCGTTACTACGAAGAAAAAGGCATTGCAGCAATTGCGATTGATGCACAGTCTGGTAAAGGACTCAATCAAATTTTGACGGTTTCCAAAGAGCTGCTTAAGGAAAAATTCGATCGTATGCGTGCTAAAGGTATTAAAAATCCTCGTGCGATTCGTGCGATGATCGTAGGTATTCCAAACGTAGGGAAATCCACATTGATTAACCGCTTGGCACATAAAAATATTGCTAAAACAGGCGATCGTCCAGGTGTTACGCAAGCACAGCAATGGATTAAAGTGGGTAAGGAGCTTGAGCTTTTGGATACACCAGGAATTTTGTGGCCGAAGTTTGAGGACGAACTTGTGGGGTACAAGCTTGCAACCACTGGTGCAATTAAGGACACCATTCTTAACCTTCAGGACGTTGCGGTGTACGCGCTGCGCTTTTTAACAGCAAGCTACCCGAACCGTCTACAGGAGCGCTATGATCTACCACATATTCCAGAAGAGATTGTGGATCTGTTTGATGAGATTGGAAAACGAAGAGGCTGTCTATTATCAGGCGGAATCATCGACTATGATAAAACAGCTGAGCTTGTGTTGCGCGAAATTCGCGGCGATAAATTAGGCGTCTTAACTTTTGAGAAGCCTTATGAAGAAAAGGTAGAATCAGAGTAA
- the lepB gene encoding signal peptidase I, translating to MARKKNELWEWIKAIAIAVLLATVIRYFLFAPVVVDGSSMMPTLQDQNRMIVNQLSYKFSEPKRFDILVFHAPGGQNYIKRVIGLPGDHIEYKKDMLYVNGHAVPEPYLDTYKKQVMDGHLTEDFTLETIIGRKTVPKGELFVMGDNRRYSKDSRQIGTIPLAKVVGKTGAVYWPIREARFVK from the coding sequence ATGGCTCGCAAAAAGAATGAATTATGGGAATGGATTAAAGCGATCGCAATTGCCGTATTGCTGGCGACTGTTATTCGCTATTTTTTGTTTGCCCCGGTTGTTGTAGACGGCTCGTCTATGATGCCTACTCTCCAGGATCAAAACCGCATGATTGTGAATCAGCTTTCGTACAAATTTAGCGAGCCCAAACGATTTGATATTTTAGTTTTTCATGCTCCAGGTGGGCAAAATTACATCAAGCGTGTGATCGGCTTGCCAGGAGATCATATTGAATATAAGAAAGATATGCTTTATGTGAACGGTCATGCTGTACCTGAACCGTACTTAGATACGTATAAAAAACAGGTGATGGATGGCCACTTGACGGAAGATTTCACGCTTGAGACAATCATCGGACGCAAAACGGTTCCAAAAGGGGAGCTGTTCGTGATGGGTGATAATCGTCGCTATAGCAAAGATAGCCGTCAAATTGGTACCATTCCTCTTGCGAAAGTAGTAGGGAAAACGGGGGCTGTATATTGGCCAATCCGTGAAGCACGTTTTGTAAAATAG
- the rplS gene encoding 50S ribosomal protein L19, which produces MQKLIQEITKEQLRSDLPEFRPGDTVRVHVKVVEGTRERIQVFEGVVIKRRGGGISETFTVRKVSYGVGVERTFPVHTPKIALIEVIRRGKVRRAKLYYLRNLRGKAARIKEIR; this is translated from the coding sequence ATGCAAAAACTTATTCAAGAAATTACGAAAGAACAACTAAGATCAGACCTTCCTGAGTTCCGTCCTGGTGACACTGTACGTGTACACGTAAAAGTTGTCGAGGGTACTCGTGAACGTATTCAGGTATTCGAAGGTGTTGTGATTAAGCGTCGTGGTGGTGGAATCAGCGAAACATTTACAGTACGTAAGGTATCTTACGGTGTAGGTGTTGAACGTACATTCCCTGTACACACACCAAAAATCGCGCTAATCGAAGTTATTCGCCGTGGTAAAGTACGCCGTGCGAAACTTTACTATCTACGTAACCTACGTGGTAAAGCAGCGCGTATCAAAGAAATTCGATAA
- the trmD gene encoding tRNA (guanosine(37)-N1)-methyltransferase TrmD — protein MRIDVLSLFPEMFSGVLGESIIKKAQEKEAVEIHTVNFREYSTNKHQNVDDYPYGGGAGMVLTPQPVFDAIEEVKKEAVKPRVVLMCPQGERYTQKKAEELAKEDHLIFICGHYEGYDERIREHLVTDEISIGDYVLTGGELGAMVVIDSVVRLLPEVLGNEDSAMKDSHSTGLLEHPHYTRPSDFRGMKVPDVLLSGDHKKIAEWRDKESIRRTFERRPDMLETYELTPVQQKWLEEIKAESNEKK, from the coding sequence ATGAGAATTGATGTGCTATCACTGTTTCCAGAGATGTTTTCAGGGGTGCTCGGAGAATCTATTATTAAAAAGGCTCAGGAGAAAGAGGCAGTTGAAATCCATACGGTGAATTTCCGCGAGTATTCCACGAATAAGCATCAAAACGTCGATGATTATCCTTATGGCGGCGGTGCCGGAATGGTCTTAACACCGCAGCCTGTTTTTGATGCGATTGAAGAAGTAAAAAAAGAAGCGGTTAAGCCGCGTGTCGTGCTTATGTGTCCACAAGGTGAACGTTACACGCAGAAAAAAGCAGAAGAGCTCGCTAAAGAAGACCATCTTATTTTTATCTGTGGTCATTACGAAGGGTACGATGAGCGAATTCGAGAGCATCTTGTAACGGACGAGATCTCTATTGGTGACTACGTGCTAACAGGGGGCGAACTTGGGGCGATGGTCGTGATTGACAGCGTCGTGCGTCTACTTCCTGAAGTGCTAGGGAACGAAGACTCTGCAATGAAGGATTCGCACAGTACAGGGCTCTTAGAGCATCCTCACTATACAAGGCCTTCGGATTTCAGAGGAATGAAAGTTCCGGACGTTTTATTATCAGGAGATCATAAGAAGATTGCCGAGTGGCGGGACAAGGAGTCTATTAGACGAACGTTTGAGCGTCGTCCAGATATGCTTGAGACATACGAATTGACGCCTGTGCAGCAAAAGTGGCTCGAGGAAATCAAGGCAGAGAGCAACGAAAAGAAATAA
- the rimM gene encoding ribosome maturation factor RimM (Essential for efficient processing of 16S rRNA), translating to MENWFNVGKIVNTHGVRGEVRVISKTDFADERYEVGNKLYIFKPNSTEPIEVTIASHREHKSFNLLTFEGYDNVNQVEQFKESLVKVPESALGELEEGEFYFHEIIGCEVYSIDGEKIGKIKEVLTPGANDVWVVQRPKGKDALIPYIESIVKEVDIANKTVKIDVMEGLLD from the coding sequence ATGGAAAACTGGTTTAACGTAGGGAAAATCGTCAATACACATGGTGTTCGTGGAGAAGTACGCGTCATTTCTAAGACGGACTTTGCAGATGAGCGCTATGAAGTGGGGAACAAATTGTACATATTTAAGCCGAACAGCACAGAGCCAATCGAGGTGACGATTGCGAGCCACCGTGAGCATAAATCCTTTAACTTACTAACATTTGAAGGATACGACAACGTCAATCAAGTGGAACAGTTTAAAGAGAGCCTCGTGAAGGTTCCTGAGAGTGCGCTAGGTGAGCTTGAGGAAGGCGAATTTTATTTCCATGAAATTATCGGCTGTGAGGTATATTCAATCGATGGGGAGAAAATCGGTAAGATTAAAGAAGTATTAACACCGGGTGCAAACGATGTGTGGGTTGTGCAGCGTCCAAAGGGAAAAGACGCGTTAATTCCTTACATTGAATCGATTGTAAAAGAAGTGGATATTGCAAATAAAACGGTTAAAATCGACGTAATGGAAGGACTTTTAGACTGA
- a CDS encoding YlqD family protein: protein MEIIQKVTVKQILTDNSKKKLLDRFNERKSFLQQELEQLSFQLKRLEKTKKTHSVLLEQQFEKERATRIEKIKILDFQIEQLHTLSIGSELVEKEIEGLVPVQVGDAWENVQQEKSIIVKDGIIVEIR from the coding sequence ATGGAGATTATTCAAAAAGTAACGGTAAAACAAATTTTAACGGATAACAGCAAGAAGAAGCTGCTCGATCGTTTTAATGAACGAAAGAGCTTTCTCCAGCAAGAGCTTGAGCAACTGTCGTTTCAGCTTAAACGGTTGGAAAAAACGAAAAAGACTCATTCTGTACTCCTTGAGCAGCAGTTTGAAAAAGAGCGTGCAACAAGAATAGAAAAAATCAAAATCCTCGATTTTCAAATTGAGCAGCTTCATACATTGTCGATTGGCAGTGAATTGGTTGAAAAAGAGATTGAGGGACTTGTACCTGTGCAGGTTGGAGATGCATGGGAGAACGTGCAGCAAGAGAAATCAATCATCGTAAAAGATGGAATTATAGTAGAGATTCGATAG
- a CDS encoding KH domain-containing protein translates to MKSLLETIVKPLIDNPHELHVREVLEDHSVTYLVTVHPDDMGKVIGKQGRIAKAIRTVVYAAGSQLDKKVYVKFDQ, encoded by the coding sequence ATGAAAAGCCTACTTGAGACGATCGTCAAGCCACTTATTGATAATCCTCATGAACTTCATGTTCGTGAAGTGTTAGAAGATCATAGTGTTACCTACCTTGTAACGGTTCACCCTGATGATATGGGGAAAGTAATCGGCAAGCAAGGTCGTATTGCCAAAGCGATTCGTACTGTTGTGTATGCAGCAGGATCTCAACTAGATAAGAAAGTGTATGTGAAGTTTGATCAATAA
- the rpsP gene encoding 30S ribosomal protein S16: protein MAVKIRLKRMGAKKSPFYRIVVADSRSPRDGRFIETVGTYNPVAQPAEVKINEELVLKWLKDGAKPSDTVRNLFSKEGIMEKFHNAKLGK, encoded by the coding sequence ATGGCAGTAAAAATTCGTTTAAAACGTATGGGAGCAAAAAAATCTCCTTTTTATCGTATCGTAGTAGCTGATTCTCGTTCACCACGTGATGGACGTTTCATTGAAACTGTTGGAACTTACAATCCTGTAGCTCAACCAGCAGAAGTTAAAATCAATGAAGAATTAGTTCTTAAATGGCTTAAAGATGGTGCAAAACCATCTGACACAGTGCGTAACCTTTTCTCTAAAGAAGGTATCATGGAGAAATTCCATAACGCTAAATTAGGTAAATAA
- the ffh gene encoding signal recognition particle protein — protein sequence MAFEGLADRLQSTIQKLKGKGKVNEADVKEMMREVRLALLEADVNFKVVKTFVSRVSERAVGQEVLKSLTPGQQVVKVVKEELTELMGGEQSKIATASKPPTVVMMVGLQGAGKTTTTGKLANFLRKKHNRKPLLVAADVYRPAAIKQLETLGKQLDMPVFSLGDQVSPVEIAKQAIEHAKQEHHDYVLIDTAGRLHIDENLMDELTQIKELSNPQEIFLVVDAMTGQDAVNVADSFNKQLGLTGVVLTKLDGDTRGGAALSIRSVTDTPIKFIGMGEKLDALEAFHPERMASRILGMGDVLTLIEKAQASVDEEKAKELEQKMKTMSFTFDDFLDQLGQVRKMGPIDELLGMLPGANKIKGLKNVQVDEKQIGHVEAIIQSMTKKEKTNPEIINAGRRKRIAKGSGTSVQEVNRLLKQFEDMKKMMKQMSGMAKSGKKKGMKFPFLP from the coding sequence ATGGCATTTGAAGGATTAGCCGACCGTTTGCAAAGTACCATTCAAAAGTTAAAAGGTAAAGGGAAAGTTAACGAAGCAGACGTAAAAGAAATGATGCGTGAAGTTCGATTAGCTTTACTAGAGGCAGACGTAAACTTTAAAGTAGTTAAAACGTTTGTAAGCCGTGTGAGCGAGCGAGCTGTAGGACAAGAAGTGTTAAAAAGCTTAACACCAGGTCAGCAGGTTGTAAAAGTTGTTAAAGAAGAGCTCACAGAACTAATGGGTGGGGAGCAAAGTAAAATTGCGACTGCGTCAAAGCCACCAACTGTTGTAATGATGGTAGGTTTGCAAGGTGCAGGTAAAACAACCACGACAGGTAAACTAGCTAACTTCCTACGCAAAAAGCATAATCGTAAACCTCTTTTAGTTGCAGCGGATGTGTATCGTCCAGCGGCAATTAAACAGTTAGAAACGCTTGGTAAACAGTTAGATATGCCTGTGTTCTCACTTGGAGATCAGGTGAGCCCAGTGGAAATTGCAAAGCAAGCGATTGAGCATGCGAAGCAAGAACATCATGATTATGTCTTAATTGATACTGCTGGTCGACTTCATATTGATGAAAATCTAATGGATGAGTTAACGCAAATCAAGGAACTGTCCAACCCACAGGAAATTTTCCTTGTGGTAGATGCAATGACAGGTCAAGACGCTGTAAATGTAGCAGATAGCTTCAACAAACAGCTAGGTCTTACTGGAGTTGTACTTACAAAATTAGACGGTGATACACGTGGTGGTGCGGCGCTATCCATTCGATCTGTAACCGATACACCAATTAAATTCATCGGGATGGGTGAAAAGCTTGATGCTTTAGAAGCATTCCATCCGGAGCGAATGGCTTCTCGTATTTTAGGAATGGGAGACGTGCTGACGCTTATTGAAAAAGCACAGGCTTCTGTTGACGAAGAGAAGGCGAAGGAACTTGAGCAAAAAATGAAGACCATGTCCTTTACGTTCGATGATTTCCTAGATCAGCTAGGTCAAGTTCGTAAAATGGGACCAATCGATGAGCTGTTAGGAATGCTTCCTGGAGCGAACAAGATTAAAGGTCTGAAAAACGTTCAAGTGGATGAAAAACAAATTGGTCATGTTGAAGCGATTATTCAATCAATGACGAAAAAAGAAAAGACAAATCCTGAAATCATTAATGCCGGTCGTCGTAAGCGCATTGCAAAAGGAAGCGGTACGTCTGTACAAGAGGTAAACCGACTGCTTAAGCAATTCGAAGACATGAAAAAAATGATGAAACAAATGTCTGGTATGGCGAAATCAGGTAAGAAAAAAGGGATGAAATTTCCGTTCCTACCGTAA
- a CDS encoding putative DNA-binding protein translates to MLEKTTKINFLYDFYQSLLTPKQRNYMSLYYLDDYSLGEIAEEYNISRQAVYDNIKRTEQMLEQYEEKLLLFQRFQERQQLFKKIEEKLRVHHIEDEELYSLLKLLEKLD, encoded by the coding sequence ATGCTGGAAAAAACGACGAAAATAAATTTTTTATATGATTTTTATCAATCGTTGTTAACTCCAAAGCAGCGAAACTACATGTCACTCTATTATTTAGATGACTATTCCTTAGGTGAAATAGCTGAAGAGTATAATATTAGTCGTCAAGCTGTGTATGACAATATTAAACGAACAGAACAGATGCTTGAACAATATGAAGAAAAGCTATTACTGTTTCAACGGTTTCAAGAGCGACAACAATTATTCAAAAAAATTGAAGAGAAATTACGCGTTCATCATATTGAAGATGAGGAGTTATATTCTCTTTTAAAATTGCTTGAGAAATTAGATTAG
- the ftsY gene encoding signal recognition particle-docking protein FtsY: protein MSFFKRLKEKITQQTDSVTEKFRDGLTKTRTAFSGKMNDLFARYRKIDEDFFEELEDILISADVGVNTVMELIDELKMEVRRRNIQDPREVQDVISEKLVEIYEKGEENLSALNIQQEGLTVLLFVGVNGVGKTTTIGKVANQFKQQGKKVVMAAGDTFRAGAIEQLEVWGERVGVDVVKQAAGSDPAAVMFDAIQAAKARGADILLCDTAGRLQNKVNLMKELEKVKRVIEREVPNAPHEVLLVLDATTGQNALSQAKTFSEATNVSGIVLTKLDGTAKGGIVIAIRNELGLPVKFVGLGEKVDDLQTFDTEQYIYGLFANQVDNESTAEEE, encoded by the coding sequence ATGAGCTTTTTTAAACGCTTAAAAGAAAAAATCACTCAGCAAACGGATTCCGTAACGGAGAAGTTTCGTGATGGATTAACCAAAACAAGAACGGCATTCAGTGGTAAGATGAATGACTTGTTTGCCCGCTATCGCAAAATTGACGAAGATTTCTTCGAAGAGCTTGAAGATATTTTAATTAGCGCGGACGTTGGCGTGAATACGGTCATGGAATTAATCGATGAGCTGAAGATGGAAGTGCGTCGCCGTAATATCCAAGATCCACGTGAAGTACAGGACGTGATTTCAGAAAAGCTCGTTGAAATTTACGAAAAAGGCGAAGAGAATCTTTCAGCGCTTAATATTCAACAAGAGGGCCTAACTGTTCTTCTATTTGTTGGGGTTAATGGTGTAGGGAAAACAACCACGATTGGAAAGGTCGCAAACCAGTTTAAGCAACAAGGCAAAAAAGTGGTCATGGCAGCGGGTGATACGTTCCGTGCAGGTGCGATCGAACAGCTTGAAGTATGGGGTGAGCGCGTAGGCGTTGATGTCGTGAAGCAAGCGGCAGGCTCAGATCCTGCAGCCGTTATGTTTGATGCGATTCAAGCAGCGAAAGCGCGCGGAGCAGACATTCTTCTTTGTGATACGGCAGGTCGATTGCAAAACAAAGTAAACTTAATGAAAGAGCTTGAAAAAGTGAAGCGTGTAATTGAGCGTGAAGTTCCGAATGCACCGCATGAAGTACTGCTCGTGTTAGATGCAACAACAGGTCAAAATGCCCTTAGTCAGGCCAAAACATTTTCAGAAGCAACGAACGTATCTGGAATCGTGCTGACAAAGCTTGACGGTACCGCAAAGGGTGGAATTGTCATTGCCATCCGTAATGAACTAGGATTACCGGTGAAATTTGTCGGCCTTGGGGAGAAAGTAGATGATCTGCAAACATTTGATACAGAACAGTATATTTACGGTCTGTTTGCGAATCAAGTAGACAACGAAAGTACGGCTGAAGAGGAATAA